The Clostridioides difficile genome has a segment encoding these proteins:
- a CDS encoding DNA alkylation repair protein, protein MKETKRKGARSTKDIQPEILEKLNHGEIETANIVEWFAIDRRQLLAYILLQNGREAYLKPILEHVNRLEKQTSNTISEAIGTELFTQASKHKDKECLQIVSHHESDLVRSWGTFMIGKNTSLSLSQIFEEIRVFATDKHFNVREEAWVAIRPAVIQNLEDSILILSKWVINENEYIRRFACEITRPRGVWCKHIETLKENPALALSILEPLKSDSSKYVQDSVGNWLNDASKTQPTFVEILCRRWEEESDTKETKYIIKKALRTINKSKQTTKI, encoded by the coding sequence ATGAAAGAAACAAAACGAAAAGGAGCTAGGTCAACAAAGGATATACAACCAGAAATATTAGAAAAATTAAATCACGGAGAGATAGAAACTGCCAATATAGTAGAATGGTTTGCTATTGACAGAAGACAATTATTAGCGTATATATTACTGCAAAATGGTAGAGAAGCATATTTAAAGCCTATTTTAGAACATGTTAATAGACTTGAAAAACAAACTTCTAATACTATAAGTGAAGCTATTGGAACAGAACTTTTCACACAAGCTAGTAAGCACAAGGATAAAGAATGCTTACAAATAGTCTCACATCATGAATCTGACTTAGTTCGTAGCTGGGGAACTTTTATGATAGGAAAAAACACAAGTTTGAGTCTTAGTCAAATATTTGAAGAAATTAGAGTTTTTGCAACAGATAAGCATTTTAATGTCAGAGAGGAAGCTTGGGTTGCTATTAGACCTGCTGTTATTCAAAATTTAGAGGATAGCATTTTAATTTTATCTAAATGGGTAATAAATGAAAATGAATACATTAGACGTTTTGCATGTGAGATTACAAGACCTAGAGGGGTTTGGTGTAAGCATATTGAAACTTTAAAAGAAAATCCTGCACTGGCTCTATCAATTTTAGAGCCATTAAAATCTGATTCATCTAAATACGTTCAAGACAGTGTTGGAAATTGGTTAAATGATGCAAGTAAAACACAGCCAACCTTTGTTGAAATTCTTTGCAGAAGATGGGAAGAAGAGAGTGACACTAAGGAAACGAAGTATATTATCAAAAAAGCATTAAGAACGATTAATAAATCTAAACAGACTACAAAAATCTAA
- a CDS encoding MarR family transcriptional regulator — protein MEDKYIIHFISKTKANMLKFIENKLNKNGLNELLPTHGNILTALYENNGILTMKEIATKIGKDKSTVTVLVNKLISLGYIERQKSDNDKRITYIKLTEKAMLIEDTFNSISSQVKETAYCNITEKEKQEFLRILKKINNNFKNAD, from the coding sequence ATGGAAGATAAATATATCATACATTTTATAAGTAAAACAAAAGCTAATATGCTTAAATTCATTGAAAATAAACTCAATAAAAATGGTTTAAATGAATTGTTACCTACACACGGAAATATACTCACTGCGCTTTATGAAAATAATGGGATACTTACAATGAAAGAGATTGCAACTAAAATAGGAAAAGACAAATCTACTGTCACAGTATTAGTTAATAAGCTTATAAGTCTAGGATATATAGAAAGGCAAAAGAGTGACAATGACAAACGTATTACATATATAAAACTTACAGAAAAAGCAATGCTAATAGAGGATACATTCAATAGTATTTCATCACAAGTTAAAGAAACAGCCTACTGTAATATTACAGAAAAGGAAAAACAAGAATTCCTTAGAATTTTAAAAAAAATCAATAATAATTTCAAAAATGCTGACTAA
- a CDS encoding D-alanine--poly(phosphoribitol) ligase, with the protein MKIIEGIKKYSNTDRIALTCNGDKLSYKDLNEYSDAISVFLKNVYKEEDTPIVIYGNKENMIMACMIGALKSGRAYVPLDISFPLDRVFEVTKEVKPKVLFNFSDEKDFGGINVIDKDKLNDIINEYKGKSLHKENWVKDDENAYILFTSGSTGKPKGVQISSNNLDSFVEWISPYLNIDGSEKVIMNQAAYSFDLSVTTIYPGLVHGATLFSISKDVLADYKELFKQFGESNIAVWVSTPSFAGVCVTEKEFNSKMLPKLESMIFIGEALSKNLTKELMSRFPNTRVINGYGPTEATVGVSVNDMTQEAIDDEKSLPVGYPMQNCKIKILDENGNELKENEKGEIIIVGPSVSKGYFNNKEKTDEVFFYDEIDGVKWRAYKTGDMGYLLDGNIYYCGRKDFQIKLNGFRIEIEDIENNLRKVHNVKNAVVLPIYKDEKIAYLKGIVELNEKNDLGNIKNGMMIKKELGKYIPSYMIPRNIAIISEFPTNINGKIDRKKLMEEI; encoded by the coding sequence ATGAAAATTATTGAAGGAATAAAAAAATATTCAAATACAGATAGAATAGCATTGACATGTAATGGAGATAAACTTTCTTATAAAGATTTAAATGAGTATTCAGATGCTATATCAGTATTTTTAAAAAATGTATACAAAGAAGAAGATACTCCTATAGTAATCTATGGCAATAAAGAAAATATGATAATGGCATGTATGATAGGAGCTTTAAAATCAGGTAGAGCATATGTTCCTCTTGATATTAGCTTTCCATTAGATAGAGTTTTTGAAGTTACTAAGGAAGTAAAACCAAAGGTGTTATTTAACTTTAGTGATGAAAAAGATTTTGGCGGTATCAATGTAATTGATAAGGATAAATTAAATGATATAATAAACGAATATAAAGGAAAGTCATTACATAAAGAAAACTGGGTAAAAGATGATGAAAATGCATATATACTATTTACATCAGGTAGTACAGGAAAGCCAAAAGGAGTTCAAATAAGTTCAAATAACTTAGATAGTTTTGTAGAATGGATAAGCCCATATTTAAATATAGATGGAAGTGAGAAAGTAATAATGAATCAAGCAGCATATTCTTTTGACCTTTCAGTGACAACAATATACCCTGGTCTTGTTCATGGAGCTACATTATTTTCAATCTCAAAAGATGTGTTAGCAGATTATAAGGAGTTATTTAAACAATTTGGTGAGTCTAATATTGCAGTATGGGTGTCAACACCTTCTTTTGCAGGTGTATGTGTAACAGAAAAAGAGTTTAATAGTAAGATGCTTCCTAAACTTGAATCAATGATATTTATAGGAGAAGCACTTTCAAAGAATCTTACTAAAGAGCTTATGAGTAGATTTCCAAATACAAGAGTTATCAATGGATATGGACCAACTGAAGCCACTGTTGGTGTAAGTGTAAATGATATGACTCAAGAAGCTATAGATGATGAAAAGAGTCTTCCAGTTGGATATCCTATGCAAAATTGTAAAATAAAAATACTTGATGAAAATGGAAATGAACTGAAAGAAAATGAAAAAGGTGAGATTATAATAGTTGGACCATCAGTTTCTAAAGGATACTTTAATAATAAAGAGAAGACTGATGAAGTATTTTTCTATGATGAAATAGATGGTGTAAAGTGGAGAGCTTATAAAACTGGTGATATGGGATATCTCTTAGATGGAAATATATACTATTGTGGAAGAAAAGATTTTCAAATTAAGTTAAATGGATTTAGGATTGAAATAGAAGATATAGAAAATAATTTGAGAAAAGTTCATAATGTAAAAAACGCAGTAGTTTTACCAATATATAAGGATGAAAAAATTGCTTATTTAAAAGGTATTGTTGAGTTAAATGAGAAGAATGATTTAGGTAATATCAAAAATGGGATGATGATAAAAAAGGAACTAGGAAAGTATATACCTTCATATATGATTCCAAGAAATATTGCAATAATTTCCGAATTTCCAACAAATATCAATGGTAAAATAGACAGAAAGAAACTTATGGAGGAAATTTAA
- a CDS encoding polymer-forming cytoskeletal protein — protein sequence MENGSITILGEGFISSGEYESIKIMGSAKSKGNIKCNEVKVFGDVKFDGDLSIKNFVVNGTATIKGNLKAERVRVNGQLSIDGDAEIDDLVITARQKINGNLKCNNVTVKGQLTVSESIYAQDIKVYGEMKNKKNIECEDIKVHGAIKCDGLLNGENIYIYSGGGSYCKEIGATNIEIGRSKDIFTFGIFFINIFSGKFKCDLIEGDTIELEDVSIKDIRGKSISLVRNCDVVNIEYSDKLLVSDNSSVKNSTKVG from the coding sequence ATGGAAAATGGATCTATAACAATACTTGGAGAAGGATTTATAAGTAGTGGAGAGTATGAAAGTATAAAAATTATGGGAAGTGCTAAATCAAAAGGAAATATCAAATGTAATGAAGTAAAGGTATTTGGAGATGTAAAATTTGATGGAGACCTTAGTATAAAAAACTTTGTAGTAAATGGAACAGCTACTATAAAAGGGAATCTTAAAGCTGAACGTGTAAGAGTAAATGGGCAACTTAGTATAGATGGAGATGCAGAAATAGATGACTTGGTTATAACTGCTCGACAGAAGATTAATGGGAACTTAAAGTGTAATAATGTTACAGTAAAAGGTCAATTAACTGTAAGTGAAAGTATTTATGCACAGGATATAAAAGTTTATGGTGAAATGAAAAATAAAAAAAATATAGAATGTGAAGATATAAAGGTTCATGGAGCGATAAAATGTGATGGTCTTTTAAATGGAGAAAACATATATATCTATTCAGGAGGAGGCTCTTATTGTAAGGAGATAGGGGCAACTAATATAGAAATAGGTAGAAGTAAAGATATTTTTACATTTGGAATTTTCTTTATCAATATTTTTTCAGGAAAGTTTAAATGTGATTTGATAGAGGGAGATACTATTGAATTAGAAGATGTTTCAATAAAAGATATACGAGGAAAAAGTATATCTTTAGTAAGAAATTGTGATGTTGTAAATATTGAATACAGTGATAAGTTGTTAGTTTCAGATAATTCGAGTGTAAAAAACAGTACAAAGGTGGGCTAG
- a CDS encoding rubrerythrin family protein, with protein MNLKDSKTKENLLRAFAGESQARNRYNISASVAKKEGLYVIESLFNYTADQEKSHAKQFFTKLKEFAGENISISGAYPVDLYDKTAQHLKAAQHNELQEWDDVYKNFGKTAREEGFEAIAKLFENIAEIEKVHGDRFGRYATDLEEGTLFRRNEDIQWICTNCGHIHIGKEAPKACPVCLHPQGYFLDFKNSLFE; from the coding sequence ATGAATTTAAAAGACAGTAAAACTAAAGAAAATTTATTGAGAGCTTTTGCAGGTGAAAGTCAGGCTAGAAATAGATATAATATTTCTGCATCTGTAGCAAAAAAAGAAGGACTATATGTAATAGAATCTTTATTTAATTATACTGCTGACCAAGAAAAGTCACATGCAAAACAATTTTTTACTAAATTAAAAGAATTTGCTGGAGAAAATATAAGTATATCAGGAGCATATCCTGTAGATTTATATGATAAGACAGCTCAACATCTTAAAGCTGCACAACATAATGAACTTCAAGAGTGGGACGATGTATACAAAAACTTTGGAAAAACAGCACGTGAAGAAGGTTTTGAAGCTATAGCTAAATTATTTGAAAATATAGCTGAAATAGAAAAAGTTCACGGTGATAGATTTGGTAGATATGCTACTGATTTAGAAGAAGGTACTTTATTTAGAAGAAACGAAGATATTCAATGGATATGTACAAACTGTGGACATATTCATATTGGTAAGGAAGCTCCAAAAGCTTGTCCTGTTTGTCTTCATCCACAAGGATATTTCTTAGACTTTAAAAATTCATTATTTGAATAA
- a CDS encoding YhbD family protein, with protein sequence MEELISKKDLLSKTNISYGQLYRWKRKNIIPEEWFIKKSAFTGQETFFPRDKILERIELILSMKEETSLDDIANMFTKKDTNKEFDIDFIFEKEAICNYTKEIFQNLYKKEQSIGKKELLILSIIEKFLVKSTITFEELKLIVNIIEENFKSIYNENGRIYLFRKFGVPFVIGCLDYKQVKFEKDVVKIVEVDLMKEINDISIKLS encoded by the coding sequence ATGGAAGAATTGATATCTAAAAAGGATTTATTAAGCAAAACTAATATATCTTATGGACAGTTATATAGATGGAAAAGAAAAAACATAATACCAGAAGAATGGTTTATAAAAAAATCAGCTTTTACAGGTCAAGAGACTTTTTTTCCAAGAGATAAAATACTAGAAAGAATAGAGTTAATACTATCTATGAAAGAAGAGACATCTCTTGATGATATTGCAAACATGTTTACAAAAAAAGATACCAATAAAGAGTTTGATATTGACTTTATTTTTGAGAAGGAAGCCATATGTAATTATACAAAAGAAATATTTCAAAATTTGTATAAAAAAGAGCAGAGTATAGGTAAAAAAGAATTACTTATATTGAGTATAATAGAGAAGTTTTTAGTTAAATCTACAATAACATTTGAAGAACTAAAATTAATAGTTAATATAATAGAAGAAAATTTCAAATCAATATACAATGAAAATGGAAGAATTTATTTGTTTAGAAAGTTTGGTGTTCCATTTGTAATAGGATGCTTGGATTATAAACAAGTAAAATTTGAAAAGGATGTAGTTAAAATTGTTGAAGTTGACTTAATGAAAGAAATAAATGATATAAGTATTAAGTTATCATAG
- a CDS encoding carbon-nitrogen hydrolase family protein, with amino-acid sequence MSKENKNVRIAVVQASPIIMDLDKTVEKALELIKEAGKKGANIVVFPESFIPAYPRGLSFGFVVGSRTMKGREDWKRYYDNSVPVPSATTDLLGKAAQEAGVYLSMGITERDGNDINCTLYCTNLFFSPEGKLIGKHRKLKPTGTERCIWGEGDGSTLTVVDTPYGKMGSLICWENYMPLARTALYAKGVKLYIAPTADSREEWQSTVKHIALEGRCFVIGCNQYVEKNMYPTDLNYYRELDAEPEIMCPGGSCIVDPFGKYVAGPVFNKEEMLIADLDLEQIVLSRLDFDSEGHYSRPDVFELIVHE; translated from the coding sequence ATGAGCAAAGAAAATAAAAATGTAAGAATTGCTGTTGTTCAGGCATCACCAATTATAATGGACTTAGATAAAACTGTTGAAAAAGCATTAGAATTAATTAAAGAAGCTGGTAAAAAAGGGGCAAATATAGTGGTTTTCCCAGAATCGTTTATACCTGCATATCCAAGAGGACTTTCATTTGGATTTGTTGTTGGAAGTAGAACAATGAAAGGTAGAGAGGATTGGAAAAGATATTATGATAATTCTGTACCAGTACCTAGTGCTACAACAGATTTATTAGGAAAAGCAGCCCAAGAAGCAGGAGTATATCTATCAATGGGAATAACAGAAAGAGATGGAAACGACATAAATTGTACTCTTTATTGTACAAACTTATTTTTCTCACCAGAAGGTAAACTTATTGGTAAACATAGAAAACTTAAACCTACAGGAACAGAAAGATGTATTTGGGGTGAAGGTGATGGAAGTACTCTTACAGTTGTTGATACTCCATATGGAAAAATGGGTTCATTGATTTGTTGGGAAAACTATATGCCACTAGCCAGAACAGCTCTTTATGCCAAAGGAGTAAAACTATATATAGCACCTACTGCAGATTCAAGAGAAGAATGGCAATCAACTGTGAAGCACATTGCTTTAGAAGGAAGATGCTTTGTTATTGGATGTAATCAATATGTTGAAAAAAATATGTACCCTACTGACCTTAATTACTATAGAGAACTTGATGCAGAACCAGAAATTATGTGTCCAGGTGGAAGTTGTATAGTTGACCCTTTTGGAAAATATGTAGCAGGCCCTGTTTTTAATAAAGAAGAAATGTTAATAGCTGATTTAGATTTAGAGCAAATAGTTCTTAGCAGACTAGATTTTGATTCAGAAGGTCACTATTCAAGACCTGATGTGTTCGAATTAATTGTTCATGAATAG
- the phnW gene encoding 2-aminoethylphosphonate--pyruvate transaminase: protein MKSDFVPENDYILLTPGPLSTTKSVRASMLKDWCTWDVEYNDLVQDVRRRLVSLATKNTEKYTSVLMQGSGTFSVEATIGSTIPKDGKLLVIANGAYGKRMKDICNYLNIEYVDCTFSDVEAVDLNKVENLLKENKDITHISMVHCETTTGRLNPIQDIGKLAKSYNKVYIVDAMSSFGGIEIDVEDFNIDFLVSSSNKCIQGVPGFGFIIANREKLAKCKGIAKSLSLDMYAQWETMENNNGKWRFTSPTHVVRAFYQALLELEEEGSVEKRYARYKENQFTISSRLKSLGFDTLVNDGAQSPVITTFLYPKNAKFEFMEFYTYLKENGFVIYPGKLTDIDTFRIGSIGEVYPKDMDRLADVIEKFINM, encoded by the coding sequence ATTAAGTCAGATTTTGTACCAGAAAATGATTACATATTACTTACACCAGGTCCATTATCTACTACTAAATCAGTAAGAGCATCTATGTTAAAAGATTGGTGTACATGGGATGTTGAATATAATGATTTGGTACAAGATGTTAGAAGAAGACTAGTGTCTTTAGCTACAAAAAATACAGAAAAATACACAAGTGTATTAATGCAAGGTAGTGGTACTTTCTCAGTGGAAGCTACAATAGGAAGTACTATTCCAAAGGATGGCAAACTTCTTGTAATTGCAAATGGAGCATATGGAAAGAGAATGAAGGACATATGTAATTATCTAAATATAGAATATGTTGATTGTACATTTAGTGATGTAGAAGCAGTTGACTTAAATAAAGTAGAAAATTTATTGAAAGAAAATAAAGATATTACACATATATCAATGGTTCATTGTGAAACTACTACAGGTAGATTAAATCCTATACAAGACATAGGTAAACTTGCAAAATCATATAATAAGGTTTACATAGTTGATGCAATGAGTAGTTTTGGTGGAATTGAAATTGATGTTGAAGACTTTAATATAGATTTTCTAGTGAGTAGCTCTAACAAATGTATACAAGGAGTTCCAGGGTTTGGATTTATAATAGCTAACAGAGAAAAATTAGCTAAATGCAAAGGAATTGCTAAATCTTTATCTCTTGATATGTATGCTCAATGGGAAACTATGGAGAATAATAATGGTAAATGGAGATTTACTTCTCCTACACATGTTGTAAGAGCTTTTTATCAAGCATTACTAGAGTTAGAAGAAGAAGGTTCTGTAGAAAAAAGATATGCTAGATATAAAGAAAATCAATTTACAATATCTTCAAGATTAAAATCTCTAGGGTTTGATACATTGGTGAATGATGGTGCTCAATCACCTGTAATAACAACTTTCTTATATCCTAAGAATGCAAAATTTGAATTTATGGAATTCTATACATATCTAAAAGAAAATGGATTTGTTATTTATCCAGGTAAATTGACTGATATAGATACATTTAGAATAGGAAGTATAGGAGAAGTTTATCCAAAAGATATGGATAGATTGGCTGATGTGATTGAAAAGTTTATCAATATGTAG
- a CDS encoding DeoR/GlpR family DNA-binding transcription regulator: MSLNSIDRKKEILELLDAKGKINTKELVKKLEVSSETIRRYLEELESENKLKKVYGGAVKINYGVIEPEHIKRNSTNLEKKKSIAKYAARFVSDNESIVIDEGTTNLQIVDYIVSVKNLKVITSSYPVLSKLISYENQGVFDGEVIFIGGKVNLKHQRTACQMSIDVMKNLYVDKAFISSEGIIDSFGISSIDQNKALLSKEYIRNSKESFVLCDSSKIGIVSMYKISDLNELDFVVCDAEPPNEWKDKLNESNITWIEAK; encoded by the coding sequence ATGTCTTTAAATTCAATAGATAGAAAAAAAGAAATATTAGAATTGTTAGATGCAAAAGGAAAGATAAATACTAAAGAATTAGTAAAAAAACTAGAAGTATCGTCGGAAACAATAAGAAGGTATTTAGAAGAACTGGAAAGTGAAAATAAATTAAAAAAGGTCTATGGTGGGGCTGTAAAAATAAATTACGGCGTAATTGAACCAGAACATATAAAAAGAAATAGCACTAATTTAGAAAAGAAAAAAAGTATTGCTAAGTATGCAGCTAGATTTGTGAGTGATAATGAATCCATTGTAATAGATGAAGGGACTACTAATTTACAAATTGTGGATTACATAGTTTCTGTAAAAAATCTAAAGGTTATTACTAGTTCTTATCCTGTGCTATCAAAGTTGATTTCATATGAAAACCAAGGAGTATTTGATGGAGAGGTTATATTTATTGGTGGTAAAGTAAATTTAAAACATCAAAGAACAGCATGTCAAATGTCAATAGATGTTATGAAAAACTTATATGTAGATAAAGCATTTATATCTAGTGAAGGTATAATTGATAGCTTTGGAATTAGTAGTATAGACCAAAACAAAGCTTTATTATCAAAAGAGTATATAAGAAATTCAAAGGAAAGTTTTGTATTATGTGATAGTTCTAAGATAGGAATTGTTAGTATGTACAAGATATCGGATTTGAATGAATTAGATTTTGTTGTTTGTGATGCAGAACCTCCAAATGAATGGAAAGATAAATTAAATGAATCAAATATAACATGGATAGAAGCAAAATAG
- a CDS encoding YhdH/YhfP family quinone oxidoreductase produces MSKNFKSLYITEEEGSFKRNIIERDIDALPEGEVLIKVRYSSLNYKDALSANGNKGVTRKYPHTPGIDASGVVEFSSCDDFKAGDEVLVTGYDLGMNTSGGFSEYIRVPSNWVVKLPKSLSLKEAMDYGTAGFTAALSVYKFVNTVDKDMGDVLVTGGTGGVAVIATKILIKLGYSVVVSTGKLEEQKETLLKLGVKDVIHRSEVDDNSGRPLLRPRWAGVIDTVGGNTLSTAIKTTNYCGAVTTCGNAGGIDFTSSVYPFILKGVTLYGIDSVECPMNLRLKIWDLLSNEWKLEDLDDMVTVVSLNELSKSIDSIIEGKHVGRTVVDLSL; encoded by the coding sequence ATGAGTAAAAATTTTAAATCACTATATATTACAGAAGAAGAAGGAAGTTTTAAGAGAAATATAATAGAAAGAGATATAGATGCACTACCAGAAGGAGAAGTTCTAATAAAAGTAAGATATTCTTCATTAAATTACAAGGATGCACTTTCAGCAAATGGGAATAAGGGTGTCACTAGAAAATATCCTCATACTCCAGGAATAGATGCATCTGGTGTAGTAGAATTTAGTAGTTGTGATGATTTTAAAGCTGGAGATGAAGTTTTAGTAACAGGTTATGATTTAGGTATGAATACCTCTGGAGGTTTTTCAGAATATATAAGAGTTCCTTCTAATTGGGTTGTCAAACTTCCAAAGAGTCTTTCTCTAAAAGAAGCAATGGATTATGGTACAGCAGGATTTACAGCAGCTTTATCTGTATATAAATTTGTAAATACTGTAGACAAAGATATGGGAGATGTACTAGTTACTGGTGGTACTGGAGGAGTTGCTGTGATTGCAACTAAAATATTAATTAAGCTAGGCTATTCAGTTGTAGTTTCAACAGGAAAATTGGAAGAACAAAAAGAAACGTTATTAAAACTAGGTGTTAAAGATGTTATACATAGATCAGAAGTGGATGATAATTCAGGTAGACCTCTACTTAGACCAAGATGGGCTGGGGTAATAGATACAGTAGGAGGAAATACTTTATCAACAGCAATAAAGACAACTAATTATTGTGGAGCAGTTACAACATGTGGTAATGCAGGTGGAATTGATTTTACAAGTTCAGTATACCCATTTATATTAAAAGGTGTTACTTTATATGGTATAGATTCTGTAGAATGCCCAATGAATTTAAGATTAAAAATATGGGATTTATTATCAAATGAATGGAAGCTAGAAGACTTAGATGACATGGTAACTGTAGTATCATTAAATGAATTGAGTAAGAGCATAGATTCAATAATAGAAGGAAAACATGTAGGAAGAACAGTGGTTGATTTAAGTTTATAG
- a CDS encoding nuclear transport factor 2 family protein yields the protein MDIYDFWKVTLDQDAVNMRKYFDEDAYINWHDTNEHLTLNEFIRANCEYPGKWSGGIERIEEIGSLIITVTHVYEINKPLSFHVVSFINLRDDKIISIDEYWGECGTIPQWRLDKNIGRSIK from the coding sequence ATGGATATATATGATTTTTGGAAAGTCACTTTAGATCAGGATGCTGTTAATATGAGAAAATATTTTGATGAAGACGCTTATATTAACTGGCATGATACAAATGAACATTTGACCCTGAATGAATTTATTAGGGCAAATTGTGAATATCCTGGAAAATGGAGTGGCGGAATAGAAAGAATAGAAGAGATTGGAAGTCTAATTATAACTGTAACACATGTTTATGAAATAAATAAACCATTATCTTTTCATGTTGTATCGTTTATTAATCTTAGAGATGATAAGATTATTTCTATTGATGAGTATTGGGGGGAATGTGGCACCATACCTCAATGGAGGTTAGATAAAAATATCGGCAGGTCAATAAAATAA
- the dltB gene encoding D-alanyl-lipoteichoic acid biosynthesis protein DltB has translation MIFSQYGDYFYLYILLLTSIPAVILGLMGKNIKYYGMLASLFMIFLIVGIDVQFKYLLIFIILEVIIVKGYEYVRRKTKNKYIYWGFLFASMLPIIINKISPVTSFGLIGFIGISYLNFRAIQMVIEIYDGAIKEVKISNMLYFMLFFPTLSSGPIDRSRRFEQDLEKKIPRKEYVEEYLLPGIKNIVMGVGYKFVIAFLINTYWVSIIPKDMRFINILSYMYAYSLYLFFDFAGYSLFAIGTGYIFGIQVPINFDKPFISKDMKEFWTRWHISLSRWFGDYIFSRFVMSSMRKKRFKKRTTAAHVAQMITMITMGFWHGLTWFYIAYGVYQGLALVLTDIYQRKSKFYKKHKKEKWFERVQIFITFHIVCFGLLIFSGYLA, from the coding sequence ATGATTTTTTCACAGTATGGAGATTATTTTTATCTTTACATATTATTATTAACATCAATACCAGCAGTGATTTTGGGCTTAATGGGTAAAAATATAAAGTATTATGGTATGTTGGCAAGTTTATTTATGATATTTTTGATTGTAGGAATAGATGTTCAGTTTAAGTACTTGTTAATATTTATCATTTTAGAAGTAATAATAGTCAAAGGATACGAATATGTAAGAAGAAAGACTAAAAATAAATATATATATTGGGGATTTTTGTTTGCATCAATGCTTCCAATAATAATTAATAAAATATCTCCAGTTACATCTTTTGGATTGATTGGATTTATTGGAATATCATACTTAAATTTCAGAGCTATACAAATGGTTATTGAAATTTATGATGGTGCCATAAAAGAGGTTAAGATTTCAAATATGCTTTATTTTATGTTATTTTTCCCAACACTGAGTTCTGGACCTATTGACAGGTCAAGACGATTTGAACAGGATTTAGAGAAGAAAATACCTAGAAAAGAGTATGTAGAAGAATACTTACTGCCTGGAATAAAAAACATTGTTATGGGAGTCGGTTATAAATTTGTTATAGCGTTTTTGATAAATACATATTGGGTGTCAATAATACCTAAAGATATGAGGTTTATCAATATTTTAAGTTACATGTATGCATATAGTTTATACCTTTTCTTCGATTTTGCAGGATACAGTTTATTTGCTATAGGGACAGGATATATATTTGGAATACAAGTACCTATAAACTTTGACAAACCATTTATAAGTAAAGACATGAAAGAATTTTGGACAAGATGGCATATAAGTCTTTCAAGATGGTTTGGAGATTATATTTTTTCAAGATTTGTTATGTCTTCAATGAGAAAGAAAAGATTTAAGAAAAGAACTACTGCTGCTCATGTAGCTCAGATGATAACAATGATAACAATGGGATTTTGGCATGGACTAACTTGGTTTTACATTGCTTATGGTGTATATCAAGGCTTAGCACTTGTCTTGACTGATATATACCAGAGAAAATCTAAATTTTATAAAAAACATAAAAAAGAAAAATGGTTTGAGAGAGTTCAAATTTTCATTACATTCCATATTGTATGTTTTGGATTATTGATATTCTCAGGATATTTAGCTTAA
- the dltC gene encoding D-alanine--poly(phosphoribitol) ligase subunit DltC, whose amino-acid sequence MQETVIEIFEDVLGTDEIRDDLDLNLFETELLDSLAIIEVLLEIENRLGIELQPTDLERKDMSTVNNLVKFLETRK is encoded by the coding sequence ATGCAAGAAACAGTTATAGAAATATTTGAAGATGTATTAGGAACTGATGAGATAAGAGATGATTTAGACCTTAACTTATTTGAAACAGAGCTTTTAGATTCATTAGCGATAATTGAAGTTTTACTTGAGATTGAAAATAGACTTGGAATAGAACTTCAACCAACTGATTTAGAAAGAAAAGACATGTCTACAGTAAATAATTTAGTAAAATTCTTAGAGACAAGAAAATAA